The following proteins are encoded in a genomic region of Corylus avellana chromosome ca4, CavTom2PMs-1.0:
- the LOC132176943 gene encoding uncharacterized protein LOC132176943: protein MQELTTSEALEEGSVEGTSVEDRMQEIVTQVLGGRRSGHVRGMGCGLIPTPLSTSSQAFTHFDNHDECRKRQEDTQSELQQTRIELHQYRENLQANVEETNKLKATVEFLMSRIGGSGGSLLGGASSEANN, encoded by the exons atgcaagaattaacaaccagtgaggccttagaggaaggcagTGTGGAGGGGACAAGTGTCGaggaccgaatgcaagaaatagtcacacaagtgctagggggccgacgatctggtcacgttagaggaatgggatgcggtcttattcctacccctttaagtacttcatctcaagcgttcacccacttcgacaaccatgacgagtgtaggaaaagacaagaagatactcaaagcgagcttcaacagactagaatcgaacttcatcagtatagggagaatttgcaagccaacgttgaggaaaccaacaaattgaaagccactgttgagttcttaatgtcacgtattggagg gtctggagggagcttgcttggaggtgcatcaagtgaagccaacaattga
- the LOC132177955 gene encoding protein ALWAYS EARLY 3-like → MCSTRFTLELCPRWWKVHVILLWFLMGPHCPHLAAVFYAQKRKYSDKLGPQWSKEELEHFYQAYWKYGKDWKKVAAVVHNGSVEMVEALYITNWVGSVHYC, encoded by the exons ATGTGCTCAACAAGGTTTACTCTGGAGCTGTGCCCAAG gtGGTGGAAAGTCCATGTGATTCTGCTTTGGTTCTTGATGGGGCCGCATTGTCCGCATTTGGCTGCTGTATTTTATGcacagaaaaggaaatattCTGATAAGTTAGGACCTCAATGGAGCAAGGAGGAGCTTGAGCATTTTTATCAAGCCTATTGGAAATATGGAAAAGACTGGAAGAAG GTGGCTGCTGTAGTACATAACGGATCCGTTGAGATGGTGGAGGCTCTCTACATTACAAACTGGGTTGGTAGCGTCCATTACTGTTAG
- the LOC132179773 gene encoding oligopeptide transporter 4-like, which produces MGALDIRTPAPTADPEKHIPSADEDVDEEELSPVEEVRLTVANTDDPSLPIWTFRMWFLGLISCALLSFLNQFFAYRTEPLIITQITVQVASLPVGRFMASVLPETKFRVPGFGSRTFSLNPGPFNMKEHVLISIFANAGSAFGFGSAYAVGIVTIIKAFYHRKISFLAGWLLITTTQVYGYGWAGLLRKYVVESANMWWPGTLVQVSLFRALHEREKEQRMSRAKFFLIAVICSFSWYLFPGYLFTTLTNISWVCWVFSKSVTAQQIGSGMRGLEVGAVTLDWAAVSSFLFSPLIGPFFSIVNIFAGYILIVYIAIPTAYWGFDLYNASRFPIYSSDLFTAVGQKYNISAIVNDKFELNQATYTDQGRIHLSMFFPLTYGFGFATIASTLTHVLLFYGREIYERYHALYRGKEDIHTKLMRRYKDIPSWWFYLLLAVTLAVSFVLCIFLNDQIQMPWWGLLFAGTMNFTFTLPISIITATTNQTPGLNVITEYAMGLIYPGRPIANVCFKTYGYMSMAQAVSFLSDFKLGHYMKIPPRSMFLVQFIGTLGNYAAMNWFFLGGAIGPVIVWLLHKTFPGQSWIPLISLPVLLGSVGMMPPATPLNYNAWIIVGTFFNFYIFRYRKQ; this is translated from the exons ATGGGAGCACTCGATATACGAACACCGGCCCCCACCGCCGACCCAGAAAAACACATCCCGTCGGCCGACGAAGATGTCGACGAAGAGGAGCTCTCACCCGTCGAGGAAGTCCGGCTAACCGTGGCCAACACCGACGACCCAAGCCTCCCCATATGGACCTTCAGGATGTGGTTCTTGGGGTTAATCTCCTGCGCCCTCCTCTCCTTCCTCAACCAGTTCTTCGCCTACCGGACGGAGCCTCTaatcataacccaaatcaccgTCCAGGTGGCCAGCCTCCCCGTCGGCCGCTTCATGGCATCCGTTCTCCCGGAGACCAAGTTCCGGGTACCCGGGTTCGGGTCCCGGACTTTCTCGCTCAATCCGGGTCCGTTCAACATGAAGGAGCACGTGCTCATTTCCATCTTCGCTAATGCTGGGAGTGCATTCGGATTCGGGTCGGCATATGCTGTTGGTATCGTTACCATAATCAAAGCCTTCTACCACCGGAAAATCTCGTTTCTTGCCGGTTGGCTTCTAATCACCACTACGCAG GTATATGGATACGGTTGGGCTGGGCTATTGAGAAAGTACGTGGTGGAATCGGCGAATATGTGGTGGCCGGGCACTCTTGTTCAGGTTTCATTGTTCCG GGCTTTGCATGAACGTGAAAAGGAGCAGCGAATGTCAAGGGCAAAGTTCTTCCTAATTGCAGTGATTTGCAGCTTCTCATGGTACCTGTTTCCTGGGTACCTGTTCACAACACTAACAAACATATCATGGGTGTGCTGGGTATTCTCCAAATCAGTCACAGCTCAGCAGATCGGCTCTGGCATGAGAGGCCTTGAAGTGGGAGCTGTGACACTTGACTGGGCTGCTGTTTCATCTTTCTTGTTCAGCCCCCTCATCGGCCCTTTCTTCTCCATTGTCAACATTTTTGCAGGCTACATATTGATAGTCTACATTGCAATCCCTACAGCATACTGGGGGTTTGACTTGTACAATGCAAGTAGATTTCCTATTTACTCTTCAGACTTGTTTACAGCAGTAGGACAAAAATACAACATATCAGCCATTGTAAATGACAAGTTTGAACTCAACCAAGCGACGTATACGGACCAAGGACGGATTCACTTGAGCATGTTTTTCCCTCTCACATATGGATTTGGATTCGCCACAATCGCATCCACCCTCACCCATGTGTTACTCTTCTAtggcag GGAAATTTATGAGCGGTATCATGCTTTGTATCGGGGTAAGGAGGATATTCATACCAAATTGATGAGGAGATACAAGGACATACCTTCCTGGTGGTTCTACTTGTTGCTTGCTGTGACACTTGCAGTTTCCTTTGTACTCTGCATATTTTTAAATGACCAAATTCAGATGCCATGGTGGGGGCTCCTCTTTGCCGGAACCATGAACTTCACCTTCACTCTTCCAATCAGCATCATAACTGCGACAACAAACCAG ACACCGGGGCTAAACGTTATCACAGAGTACGCAATGGGTCTAATATACCCAGGAAGACCAATAGCCAATGTGTGCTTCAAAACCTATGGTTATATGAGCATGGCTCAGGCTGTCTCCTTCCTCAGTGACTTCAAGCTAGGACATTACATGAAGATTCCTCCAAGATCAATGTTTTTGGTTCAG TTCATAGGAACTCTGGGAAACTATGCAGCGATGAATTGGTTCTTCCTTGGAGGTGCAATAGGGCCAGTTATTGTTTGGCTGCTTCATAAGACATTCCCTGGGCAATCATGGATTCCCTTGATTAGCCTCCCAGTCCTCCTCGGATCAGTAGGAATGATGCCACCGGCAACACCCTTGAACTACAATGCCTGGATTATAGTTGgaacatttttcaatttctaCATCTTCCGCTACCGGAAGCAATAG